A window of Microbacterium lushaniae genomic DNA:
GCCAACAACCGCTCGACCATCGGGGCCCTGGAGGCGATCCTTCCCCGCGACGCCGAGGTGGCGGTCACCGGCTTCGACGACTTCGAACTCGCGCAGGTGCTTCCCCGGCGCATCCGCATCGTGGACTACGACACCGATCGCATGGGCACCGTCGCCGCCGAGACCCTGTTCGCGCGGATCGACGGCTCGGCCGGATCGTCGCGCTTCCTGCTCCCCACGCGCCTGGTCGATCGCGGCGGCTACGGGCGCTGATCCTGCGACGGGCTCAGGAGCGCCGCGTCACGCCTCGCGCGTGATCGTGACCTTCACCCGCAGCTGCGACTTGAACGGCCCGGCGTAGACGCCGCGCAGCGGCGGCACGTCGTTGTAGTCGCGGCCGCGCCCCACCAGGACGTGCCGGTCGCCGATCTCGATGTTGTTGGTGGGGTCGAAGCCCTGCCAGTCGCCGGCGAACCACTCCACCCACGCGTGCGACTCGCCCGTCACCGCGACGCCCACCTCGGCGCTGGGGCGCGGGTGCAGGTAGCCCGAGACGTACCGGGCCGGGATGCCGACCTCCCGCAGCGCCCCGAGGGTGACGTGCGCGAGGTCCTGGCACACGCCCTTGCGCGCCTCCCACGCCTCCGACGCGGTCGAGTGCACGCCCGTGACGCCGTGCATGTACTCGACGGCGTCGCCGATGGCCTCGGCGATCGCGCGCGCCGCCGTTCCGGGATGATCGTGCTGCGCGGCGATGGCCCGCGCGATCTCGGCGACCTCGGGGTGCGGTCGGGTCCGAGCGGTCTGCACGAGCTGTTCGACCGTGCCGATCGAGCGGGCCGCCTCCGCCGCGAGCGCGTCCCACGTGATGTCGATGTGCGGCAGCGGCCGGGGACGCACCTCCACGAGCGAGCGCGCCGTGATGGTGAGGTCCGAATGCGGGGAGAGCACGTCGAAGGCGCTGACGCGCGTGCCGAAGTAGTCCACGTAGGAGTTCACCGTGGTGGACGGCTCGATCTCCAGGCCCGAGCTGAGCACGAACTGGCTGTCGGTGGAGGTCGGCAGCATCCGCGCTTCGTTGTACGACGCCGAGACGTCGCCCTGGTAGGCGAAGCCGGTCGAGTGCTCGATGCGGAGGCGTTTCACGAGATCTCCCCGATCCAGCTGGGCTCGGCCTGCGTCGGGAAGAACCGCGAGCGGATGGCCTCGGATGCTTCGCGCGTCACCTTCTGCACGCGCTGCATGTGCAGCGGCAGCTCGCCGAGGATGTCGCTGATCGGCCGGTACTCCAGGTCGTTGCGGATCTGGCCCAGTGCACGCAGCACGGTGTTGGAGTGGCCGACGCGGTCGGCGCGCGGGTCGATCGCGCTCATGCACTCCTCCGCGCGCTGGATCGAGTAGATGATCGAGCGCGGGAACAGGCGGTCCAGCAGCAGGAACTCCGCCGCGTTGCGGGCGCTGGGCATGCCGCGGTAGGTGCGCAGGTAGGCCTCGTATGCGCCGCACGAGCGCAGGATCGTCGTCCACGACGGCCCCGACACCTCCGTCAGCGAACGGGTGGCCAGCAGGCGCGCGGTCATGTCGGCCCGTTCGATGCTGCGCCCGAGGGTGAAGAACTGCCACGCCTCGTCGCGGCTGGTGGAGGAGTCGACGATCCCGACCGCGAGGGCCGCACGCTCGCGCACCCAGGCGAAGAATTCGTGCACCTTGTCGGTCTGCAGTCGCCGCGGCATCCGCGAGTTGGTGGTGTTGAGGGTCTCCCACAGTTCGGTGGAGACGATCTCGCGCGCGCGGCGGGCGTTCTCGCGGGAGGCGGTGAGGGCGTACGCGATGCTCGCGGGGTTCATCCGGTCAACGGCCAGACGCTGCAGGACGTCGTCGCGGCGCACCTTGTCGACGTCCTCGAGCGGGAACGAACCCATGACGCTCAGCAGCGACCGGCACGCGGTGTCCTCGTCGATCCACGGGTCTTCCAGCAGCAGCTGGAGGTGCACGTCGAGGATGCGCGCCGTACCGTCGCTGCGCTCGATGTAGCGCCCGATCCAGAACAAGGATTCGGCGATGCGGCTCAGCATCCGTCCACCCCCCGTGGGAGGTCGCGGGCCTGTTGCTGCTGCTCGTGCTGCGGACCGTGCTCGTTGGTGGCAGGCGCGGCCTGCTGCTGCTGTTGCTGCTGCTCGGTGTCGCCTCGGTGGGGATCCTGCGGCGAATGGGTCACCTCGGGCTGGGCGTCGGAGATGATCGGGATCGCTGCGGTGATCGTGGCGGCCTGATCGGCGACGAGACCGGCCAGGCCGTTGCCCTGTCCGTACTCGACGTGCGCGGGGGCGGAGCCGCCCACGATCCACGTGTCCTTGGATCCGCCGCCCTGGCTGGAATTGACCACGAGCTCCCCTTCGGGGAGGGCGACGCGGGTCAGTCCGCCCGGAAGCACCCACACGTCGTCGCCGTCGTTGACGGCGAACGGCCGCAGGTCGGCGTGACGTGGCCGCATCCCGTCCGCCACGAGGGTGGGGATGGTCGAGAGCATGACCACGGGCTGGGCGATCCACCCGCGCGGGTCGGCCCTGAGGCGGCGGCGCAGGGCGTCCAGCTCCGACGGCGACGCGTCGGGCCCCACGACCAGACCCTTGCCGCCGGATCCGTCGACGGGCTTGACCACGAGTTCGGGGAGACGGTCGAGCACTTCCTCGAGCGCCCCGGGGTCCTCCAGCCGCCACGTGTCGACGTTGCGCAGAATCGGCTCCTCGGCGAGGTAGTAGCGGATGAGGTCGGGCACATACGTGTACAGCAGCTTGTCGTCGGCGACGCCGTTGCCCACGGCGTTGGCGATCGTGACGTTGCCCAGGCGTGCGGCCAGCATGATGCCGGGCGCGCCGAGCATGGAGTCGGCACGGAACTGCAGCGGGTCGAGGAAGTCGTCGTCGACGCGCCGGTAGATGACGTCGACGCGCTGCGGACCACGCGTGGTGCGCATGAAGACCTTGCCCGCCCACGCAGATGAGGTCGCGCCCCTCGACGAGCTCGACGCCCATGAGACGGGCGAGCAGCGTGTGCTCGTAGTACGCGGAGTTGTACACCCCCGGCGTCAGCACGACGACGTTGGGGTCTTCGATGCCGCCCCCGCGCGGAGGCCCGCAGCGCCGCGAGGAGCTTGTTCGGGTAGTCCCCCACGGGACTCACGCGCATCGAGACGAACAGCTCGGGCAGCGTCTGGGCCATCACGCGGCGGTTGGAGATGACGTAGCTGACGCCGCTGGGGACGCGCACGTTGTCTTCGAGCACCCGCATCTCGCCGTGCTCGTCGCGGATGAGGTCGATGCCGGCGACCTGGATGCGGACGCCGTTGGCGCTGTGGATCCCCGCGGCCTGGCGGTAGAAGTACTGCGACGAGGCGATCAGCTGGGCGGGCAGCACGCCGTCGCGCACGCCAGTGCTGGCTGCCGTATGCGTCGTCGAGGAACGCCTCGAGCGCGCGCACGCGCTGCTTGACGCCCGCCTCCACGCGCGACCACTCGTCGTAGTCGATGATGCGGGGCACCGCATCCAGCGGGAACGGACGCTCCTCACCGGCGAAGTCGAACGTCACGCCCTGCGCGAGGTACGAGCTCGCGAGCGACTCGGTGCGCCCGCGGAGCTCCTCCTGCGTCATCTGCGCCAGCGCCTGGTACAGCTCCCGGTAGGCCTTGCGCGATTCGGCGTGCTCGCCCGGATGCGGCGGGTCGCCGAACATCTCGTCGTACGCCGGGATGCCGGTCGAGGTCTTGCGCGGCGCCAGCGTGGAGCCGTATCCGTCGAACAGGTCACCCATGTCACGAGCCTAGTGGCGGCCATGTTGCCGCCATGTTTCGGCGCCGGGGGGTTGCGCCCGACGCCCTAAACAGGAAGATCGCCCGAATCAGGACGGATTCGGCCCGAAGCATCCTGATGCGGGCGATTCTCCTGTTTTCGGGCACCGGGGACGGCACCGCGGCGTCGCTCCGCACGCCACCCCCAGTGCGCCCGCGACCGCGCTGAGCACGAACGACGCCAGCATCGTCAGCGCCATCGGGGCGGCGGTGGCCGGGCCGAGCACGCCGCCCAGGGGCGAGATGAGCGAGCCCATGGTGAACTGGGTGAACCCCATGAGGGCAGCACCGGAGCCGGCGGCGAAGGCCGCGCGTGCCAGGGTCAGCGTAGTCGCGTTGGCCAGGAGCGCGGATCCGGCCGCACATGCGGGGATCACCGTGGCGAGGAACGTGGCGACGGTGAGCGTCCCGGTGAGGGCGAAGACTGTCATCGCCGCCATGGCTGCGATCGCGATCGCCTGGCTGATCACCAGCATCCGGCGCGCACCGAACCGCCCCGACAGCGGGGCGTTCACGGCGCTGCCGGCCATCACCGCGAGCGCGTAGGCCATGTACAGGAACGTGAAGCCCCACTCGTCGGTGCGCAGCACGTCCTGCGCGACGAACGACGACGCGCTGACGTGGGTCACGAGGGCGGCGAAGCCGAAGGCCATGGCCAGCGCGTTGCCGACGTAACCGCCGTCGCCCGCGAGCCGGCGGTAATTGCTCAGCAGTCGCCCGATCCGCACCGGCGACCGGTCGGCCACCGCGAGGGTCTCCGGGACGGCGAGGGCAGCGGCCACGAGGTACAGCACGCTCATCACCAGCAGCGCGGCGAAGGTGGCACGCCAGCCGCCGAGCGGGAGAAGGAGCGTCCCCAGCAGCGGGCCGAAGAGCGGGCCGGCGGCAAGCATGCCCATGAGGACGCTGTACGCGCGCGCGGCCTGCGCCCCACGCGCGGTGTCGGAGACGACGGCACGCGTGACGACCACCGCGGCGGATGAGCCGAACCCCTGCAGCACGCGGCCGAGGATGAGCACTCCGAGGGTGGGAGCGAGCAGAACGAGTGCACTGGCCGCGGTGAGCAGCCCGAGGCCCAGCAGCAGCACGCGACGGCGACCGAGACTGTCGGTCATCGCGCCGACCACCAACTGCCCGACCGCCACCCCGAGGAGGAAGCCGGTGAGCGCGAACTGCGCCCCGGCCACCGTCACGCCGAGGTCCGCCGCCATCTGCGCCAGCCCCGGCAGGTAGATGTTGGAGGCGATCGGATTGACCGTCATCAGCAGACCCAGCACGGTGAGGAGGCCGGCCCCGAGTACGGGCGGCGAGTGCGTCGTCGGGGCTGTCCGCCGCGCTGCGCTCACCTTTACCCGCTTCCCCCCGCGTCGTATGCTCAGCGTACGCATTGCGACTTGTTGAACGCAATGCGTACGACCGAGACCGCGAGGTCACGACGCGAGACAAGGACGAGGATGCCCACGCTCCGCAGCAACCTGCCCCCCACTTCCGCCCTCGGCATCGCGCGCCGCGCGCAGTGGCGCTCACTCGGGATCGCCACGGCAGACCTCACCAAGCCCAAGGTCGCGATCGTCAACACGTCCTCCGAGCTGGCCGCCTGCTACGCCCACTTGGATGACATCGCCGACGCGCTCAAGGGGCACCTGCGCGAACTCGGGGTGCTGCCGTTCGAGATCCGCACGACCGCCCCGAGCGATTTCGTCACGAGCGCCGGGCGAGCGGGACGCTACATCCTGCCCAGCCGCGACCTCATCGTGAACGACATCGAAGCCGCCGTGGAAGGCGCCAAGCTCGACGCGATGATCTGCCTGTCGTCCTGCGACAAGACCACCCCGGCGCACCTCATGGCCGCCGGACGGTTGAACATCCCCACCGTCGTGGTCGCGTGCGGCTACCAGCACAGCGGACTGGCCGAGGGGCGCGAGGCCGACGTCGAGGAGGTCTTCCTCCTCGCGGCGATGGCGGCGGTCACCGGCGAGCCCACCGACGACCTGGAGGAGCTCGCCGACGATGCCATCCTGGGTCCGGGCGTGTGCGCAGGGCTGGCCACGGCGAACTCCATGCACATCGTCGCCGAGGCACTGGGGATGGCGGTCACGGGCTCTGCCCCGGTACGGGCCAACAGCGAACGCATGTGGCAGTCGGTGCGGCGCAGCGCGGAGGCCCTGGTCGGCCTGATCGAGCGGGATCTGCGCCCCCGCGAGATCATCACCGACGCGTCGGTGCGCAATGCCGTGCGCGCGATGCTCGCGGTGGGCGGGTCGATCAACACCATCAAGCACCTGCAGGCCATCGCCGTCGAAAGCGGCCTGGACATCGACGTGTGGGAGGAGTTCCGCACCCTGGGGCGCAGCACGCCGCTCCTGGCTTCGGTGCGTCCGAACGGCCCGTGGCTCACGGAGCAGTTCGAAGACGCCGGCGGCGGCGCCACGGTCCTGCGCGAGCTGCTCCCCTTGCTGGACGGCTCGAGCCTCACCGTCGAGGGCAGCACTCTCGCCCATTCCCTCGCCGCCGCCCGCCCCGCCGACGGCGAGATCATCCGCACCGTCGAGGATCCGTTCGGAACCGATCCCGCCATCGCGGTGCTGCGCGGATCGCTGGCCCCCAGTGGCGCGGTCGCCAAACGACCCGTCCCCGACTCGGGCCCGCGGCGGTTCACCGGGCCGGCGCGCATCTTCACCAGCCGCGAGGACGCCATCGCGGCGATCTCGGACGGGCGGCTGCGTCCCGGTGACGTCGCGGTGATCCGCGGCATCGGCGTCAGCGGCGCACCGGGGATGGGACTGACGAGCGCGTTCATCTTCGCCCTGCACGCACGCGGGCTCGCCCACTCGGTCGCGCTCGTCACCGACGGGCAGTTCAGCGGGCTCGTGAACCAGGGCATGACGGTCGGCGAGGTCTCCCCCGAGGCCGCCACTGCGGGCGCTCCACTGGGCCTCGTGCAGGATGACGACCTCATCGACATCGACCTGGCCGACGGCCGGCTCGACCTGCTGGTGGACCCCGCCGAACTCGCCGCGCGCCCGCCCTACGTCCCCCTCCCCGACCGCGACAGCGGCGGCGGGATGCTGGACCAGTACGAGCAGCTCGTGCAGCCCCTCGGCTGCGGCGCGGTGCTGTGCGCCCGCCCGAACGGCCCCTGTCAGCCCGCGGCGGAGGTCGCCGCATCCACCCCCGAGCACACGGAGCACGCATGACCGATCCGACCATCGCCCTGCCCGCCAGCCGCGTCCCCGTGATCGGGGAGTACGACGTCGTCGTGGTCGGCGGCGGGCCCGCCGGCCTGCTCGCGGCCACGGCGGCGTCGCGCGCGGGACGGTCCACACTGCTCATCGAGCGATACGGCTTCCTCGGCGGCGCCGGGACGATGGGCGGGCTGAGCACCTTCTGCGGTCTGCACGCCCGCGTGTACGGCGAGGACCGGCTCGTGGTGCACGGGTTCGCGGACGAGCTGTACGACCGCCTCCACGCCCTCGACGGACTGAACGAGCCGCACCTGTCCGTCGACGACCGCATCCAGGCCGTCGCCTTCGACATCTCGGCGTACAAGATCGCCGCCGACGAACTGCTGCTGGCCGGCGGGGCGGAAGTGCTCTTCCACGCCGTCGCCGTCGACGTGGTGATGTCGGGCGACGACACGATCGACGCGGTCGTCATCGAATCGAAGTCCGGACGCGCTGCCGTGCGCGGGCGGTTCTTCATCGACGGGTCGGGAGACGCCGACATCGCCGCGTGGGCAGGCGCCCCCTACGAGCGGGCCGAGCACCTGCTCTACCCGTCGTTGATGTTCCGGATCAACGGCGTCGACCCGGAGCGCGCCGGCGAAGCGTGGAAGACGATCCGGCGGCGGATGGAGGAGGCAGAGGCCGCCGGCACCCACCGATTCCCCCGCAAGAAGCCGATCGTCCGGCCGCAGCGCAATCCGATCGAGTGGCGCTCGAACCTCACGCAGCTCAGCAACGAGGACGGCTCGGCCATCGACGGCACGGATGTGCGCCAGCTCACGCGGGGCGAGATCCAGGGCCGTCGTCAGGTCAAAGACACCTTCGCGTTCATCCGGGAGAACACCCCCGGGTTCGAGGATGCGTACGTCGTGGACATCGCCCCGCAGATCGGCATCCGCGAGACGCGTCGCATCGTCGGGGAGTACCAGCTCACCGAGCAGGACGTGCTCGGCTGCGCCGACTTCGACGACACGATCGGGGTCAACGGCTGGCCGGTCGAGGCGCATGTGCCCGGCGACGTCGAGTTCCGGTTCCCGCCGGTGGATTCGCGCGGCTACAACCAGCTCCCCTACCGGATGCTGGTGCCCCAGGTCGTACGCAATCTCCTCGTCGCCGGCCGGTGTGCGTCGATGACCCAGCGCGGGCAGTCCTCCGGACGAGTCACCGGCCCGTGCTTCGCCATGGGGCAGGCCGCCGGCACCGCCGCCGACCTCGCGCTGAGCGGTGACGGTACGGGCTCCGGCGTGGATGTGGCGCGACTGAAGGAGCGTCTGGAAGCCGACGGGGCGTTCCTCGGGACGCGCCTGCCGGAGGGTGTGACCGTTCCGGTGGCGTGAGGATCACCGGTCGGCGCGGAAAACCTGCGGGTTCGCGTTGCGGTAGGCCCGGGCGATCTCGTCGGCTGCGGTGCGCAGCACCGGCATGACGGTCTCCGTCAGGCTCTGCTCGGTCTCGCGCACCGTGGTCGACGACGCTGCGATCGCACCGATCGCCTGCCCACCCGCGAGGATCGGCACGGCGACGGCGACCTGGCCCGGATTCAGCTCTTCCAGGGACACGTCGAACCCGCGTTCGCGCACGAGCTCCAGCCGCTCCCGCAACCGGTCGGGATCGGCGACGGTGCGTGGGGTGTAGGTCTCCAGGGCCGTCGAGGCGAGCAGGACGGTGAGTTCCGGCTCGGTCAACTGGGCCAGCAGCACCTTGCCGATCGCGGTGGCGTGAGCGGGCAGACGGTTGCCCACCCGCACCGAGTCCGGCAGCGGCCGACGGTCCTCGACACGGGCGACGTGGATGACCTCGAGTCCGTCCAGTACGCCGATGCTGCACGTCTCACCGGTGCGCTCGACGACCTCCGTCATGTAGGTGTACGAGATCTCCGGCAGCGACGACGCGGTGAAGTATCCCGAGCCGAGCTCCAGGATGCGCGGCGTCAGGCTCCATGACCCGTTCGTGGACTCGGTGTAGCCGAGGTGGGCGAAGGTCAGCAGGATGCGACGGACCACGGGGCGGGCAAGACCCACCCGCGCCGAGATCTCGGCCACGCTCAGCGGCCCCTCCCGGCGATTGAACGCCCGCAGCACCTGGACGGCTCGCTCGATGCTCTGGATCCTGTCGCGCGACCGCTCCTCCGACATGCCGCCCCTCCTGTGCGCGCTCTGCGAGAGAGCGGCACCAGCCTACGGGGACGGCGGCCTACATCCCCTCCCGCAGCCCGTACACCGACTCGTGCCACGGGATGAAGAACCGCTTCGCCTCGTTGACGATGAGGTACAGCGCCAGCCCGATCAGCGAGAGCAGCAGGATGAGGGCGAACGTGCGCGCGGCATCCAGCGAGTTCATCGCCCGCACCACCATCGCGCCGAGCCCCACGCTGCCCCCCAGGTACTCCCCGACGATCGCGCCGGTGGTGGCCAGGACGATCCCGACCTCCATACCGGCGAACAGGTACGGCTGCAGGCTCCGCATCTCCAGCTGGGTGAACATCTGGGCGCGGGAGGCATTGAGGCTCCGCATCACCTCGCGCTGTCCCCGCTCGACCGAGCGCACGCCCAGCAGGACGTTGAGCATGACCGGGAAGAAGGCCAGCAGTGCCGCGAGCAGGACCTTCGAGGTGATGCCGAAGCCGAACCAGATGACGAACAGCGGGATGAAGGCGACCTTCGGCGCCACCTGTGCGACGACGATGAGAGGGCGGATGCTCACTTCGAGCCACGGCAGCTTGCCGAACGCGACGCCGACGATGACGCCCATCAGCACGGCGATGACGAAGCCGACGAGGATCTCGGTCAGGGTCACCGCGGCCTCCCCCCACGTGCTGCCGTCCAGCACGAGCGTCACGAACGCCTCCCCCACCGCTGCCGGCGGCGGGAAGACGAACGGGTTGACCTTCAGCGCCGTGACCAGCACCTGCCA
This region includes:
- a CDS encoding Bcr/CflA family efflux MFS transporter, giving the protein MSAARRTAPTTHSPPVLGAGLLTVLGLLMTVNPIASNIYLPGLAQMAADLGVTVAGAQFALTGFLLGVAVGQLVVGAMTDSLGRRRVLLLGLGLLTAASALVLLAPTLGVLILGRVLQGFGSSAAVVVTRAVVSDTARGAQAARAYSVLMGMLAAGPLFGPLLGTLLLPLGGWRATFAALLVMSVLYLVAAALAVPETLAVADRSPVRIGRLLSNYRRLAGDGGYVGNALAMAFGFAALVTHVSASSFVAQDVLRTDEWGFTFLYMAYALAVMAGSAVNAPLSGRFGARRMLVISQAIAIAAMAAMTVFALTGTLTVATFLATVIPACAAGSALLANATTLTLARAAFAAGSGAALMGFTQFTMGSLISPLGGVLGPATAAPMALTMLASFVLSAVAGALGVACGATPRCRPRCPKTGESPASGCFGPNPS
- a CDS encoding alpha-E domain-containing protein encodes the protein MLSRIAESLFWIGRYIERSDGTARILDVHLQLLLEDPWIDEDTACRSLLSVMGSFPLEDVDKVRRDDVLQRLAVDRMNPASIAYALTASRENARRAREIVSTELWETLNTTNSRMPRRLQTDKVHEFFAWVRERAALAVGIVDSSTSRDEAWQFFTLGRSIERADMTARLLATRSLTEVSGPSWTTILRSCGAYEAYLRTYRGMPSARNAAEFLLLDRLFPRSIIYSIQRAEECMSAIDPRADRVGHSNTVLRALGQIRNDLEYRPISDILGELPLHMQRVQKVTREASEAIRSRFFPTQAEPSWIGEIS
- a CDS encoding IclR family transcriptional regulator domain-containing protein; amino-acid sequence: MSEERSRDRIQSIERAVQVLRAFNRREGPLSVAEISARVGLARPVVRRILLTFAHLGYTESTNGSWSLTPRILELGSGYFTASSLPEISYTYMTEVVERTGETCSIGVLDGLEVIHVARVEDRRPLPDSVRVGNRLPAHATAIGKVLLAQLTEPELTVLLASTALETYTPRTVADPDRLRERLELVRERGFDVSLEELNPGQVAVAVPILAGGQAIGAIAASSTTVRETEQSLTETVMPVLRTAADEIARAYRNANPQVFRADR
- a CDS encoding transglutaminase family protein → MKRLRIEHSTGFAYQGDVSASYNEARMLPTSTDSQFVLSSGLEIEPSTTVNSYVDYFGTRVSAFDVLSPHSDLTITARSLVEVRPRPLPHIDITWDALAAEAARSIGTVEQLVQTARTRPHPEVAEIARAIAAQHDHPGTAARAIAEAIGDAVEYMHGVTGVHSTASEAWEARKGVCQDLAHVTLGALREVGIPARYVSGYLHPRPSAEVGVAVTGESHAWVEWFAGDWQGFDPTNNIEIGDRHVLVGRGRDYNDVPPLRGVYAGPFKSQLRVKVTITREA
- a CDS encoding dihydroxy-acid dehydratase → MPTLRSNLPPTSALGIARRAQWRSLGIATADLTKPKVAIVNTSSELAACYAHLDDIADALKGHLRELGVLPFEIRTTAPSDFVTSAGRAGRYILPSRDLIVNDIEAAVEGAKLDAMICLSSCDKTTPAHLMAAGRLNIPTVVVACGYQHSGLAEGREADVEEVFLLAAMAAVTGEPTDDLEELADDAILGPGVCAGLATANSMHIVAEALGMAVTGSAPVRANSERMWQSVRRSAEALVGLIERDLRPREIITDASVRNAVRAMLAVGGSINTIKHLQAIAVESGLDIDVWEEFRTLGRSTPLLASVRPNGPWLTEQFEDAGGGATVLRELLPLLDGSSLTVEGSTLAHSLAAARPADGEIIRTVEDPFGTDPAIAVLRGSLAPSGAVAKRPVPDSGPRRFTGPARIFTSREDAIAAISDGRLRPGDVAVIRGIGVSGAPGMGLTSAFIFALHARGLAHSVALVTDGQFSGLVNQGMTVGEVSPEAATAGAPLGLVQDDDLIDIDLADGRLDLLVDPAELAARPPYVPLPDRDSGGGMLDQYEQLVQPLGCGAVLCARPNGPCQPAAEVAASTPEHTEHA
- a CDS encoding ABC transporter permease, with amino-acid sequence MATAQAAPPEEPTTTTVVTEQRRQSEGRILKILPWIVTPSLVVLIIVVWQVLVTALKVNPFVFPPPAAVGEAFVTLVLDGSTWGEAAVTLTEILVGFVIAVLMGVIVGVAFGKLPWLEVSIRPLIVVAQVAPKVAFIPLFVIWFGFGITSKVLLAALLAFFPVMLNVLLGVRSVERGQREVMRSLNASRAQMFTQLEMRSLQPYLFAGMEVGIVLATTGAIVGEYLGGSVGLGAMVVRAMNSLDAARTFALILLLSLIGLALYLIVNEAKRFFIPWHESVYGLREGM
- a CDS encoding FAD-dependent oxidoreductase, whose product is MTDPTIALPASRVPVIGEYDVVVVGGGPAGLLAATAASRAGRSTLLIERYGFLGGAGTMGGLSTFCGLHARVYGEDRLVVHGFADELYDRLHALDGLNEPHLSVDDRIQAVAFDISAYKIAADELLLAGGAEVLFHAVAVDVVMSGDDTIDAVVIESKSGRAAVRGRFFIDGSGDADIAAWAGAPYERAEHLLYPSLMFRINGVDPERAGEAWKTIRRRMEEAEAAGTHRFPRKKPIVRPQRNPIEWRSNLTQLSNEDGSAIDGTDVRQLTRGEIQGRRQVKDTFAFIRENTPGFEDAYVVDIAPQIGIRETRRIVGEYQLTEQDVLGCADFDDTIGVNGWPVEAHVPGDVEFRFPPVDSRGYNQLPYRMLVPQVVRNLLVAGRCASMTQRGQSSGRVTGPCFAMGQAAGTAADLALSGDGTGSGVDVARLKERLEADGAFLGTRLPEGVTVPVA